The window ATCCGGGAGTATGCAGTTGTGCGCGGACGTCGGCGCGTGCCCGTAGGTGAGCCCCTCGGGCGTGCTCTGGCCTGCTATCGAACGTATGCCGCGTGCGAGGAGGCGCGCATCACCGTCCAGATAGAACGTGTTCTTCGCCTGCACGCGCGCATCGCCCCACCACTGCGCCTGTTCGCGCCACGGCGTATCGACGTAAGCATCGAGCGAGCATATCTGCTGCGTATGCCGGGATATCGCGTGTATGTCGTTGAGCGTACGTTCGGAGCATTCGAATGCACCGCGCATCGTGAACGGATAGCCGACACCCCGCACTGCAAGACGTACCGTGAGAGCCGACGGCGCATCCCGCACGACGATAGTAATTGCGCTGAAGCCGAGATGATGGAAGAATTCATGTTTTGTCTCTCCCGCGGCGCAGCGCAGACGGTTCGCCATGGCGGCCGAGCATCCGCATCCCGGCAGATTGAGCGACGGGCGTTCGCCGTTCATTCGTTCATGGAAATTAAGATCTACTATCTCTCCGCCCGAAGCACCGTTGACATCCAGAATGACATTACCAACCACATACTTCGGCATGGCAAGCGTGACCGCGCGCATTTTTCCTTCGCCCGAGGGCTCGATGACCACCTCGAACGAATCGCCGATGTTCTTCCCCTTTACGGCGGCGCCATTATCCCATTGCTTCTCCCACACTTCGCGGACGAACGGCCAGGAAACATTTTTCCATGTACGATAGTTCTCTCCGCAGGGCACCGTTATATGCGCAGCGATACGTTCCGGTGCAACTACCGTCTCACGCATGAGCGGTATTCCCCGCGGCTCTACGCTCGTATAGGGCGGTCTGCCGAACGGAGACTCAAGGAACTGCTGCCCGCCTTCGGGAAATATCTCCGCACGCCAATTCGCCGGCGGTTTTTCATCCGTTATCCATGTGCGGTCATCGAGACGGAAGTCGATATGCTCCTGAAAATCTATCTGCAGCGAATAGCGCGCTGTCTCGCGCGTCTGCGCCGGTGATCGACGCATCTGCCATTTCCGGTCGGACACAAAAGAAAAGCCGTCCCATGCCGCCGCACAGAGAAAACCCGCGCTCGTCTGATGCAGATACTGGAACGTGCTTATGCCGGGATTATACGCCTCGACGGATATCCAGTTATGCCCCTGACGAAGCATCGATGCGATATCGACCTCATCGAACGGCCAATGCGACTGATAACCCCGTGCAGGACCGCGGCAGACATACGTCCCGTTCACCCACAATTTATACGCCTTATCGGCGGTGATGAAAAGCGGGGCGTTCACCGGCAGTCGTGCAAGATCGAAGTCCTTTCGAAAATGCGCGAAGTGATTGTAAAGATACATATATGTCTGCGGCCATATCCACGATGCTTTTCTGAGCGGATGATCGAGCGGTATCGTTGTCATGCATTATCCTTTGATGTTCTTATCGTACTCATCGATACAAAAGCCGGACGCCGCCGATGCCGCGCCGCAACAGGAGCAGCTCTTCGCTCCACACATGCTCTTCACGGAACGACCCCGGGCCGACGCCCTTGGGCAGCCCATTGGGCATGGTGTTGGGCCCCATGAGGTTCTGCAGGTCCGTGGTGAATATCACTTCAATGCTGTTCACGCCCGTCTTGAGCAATTTCGTGACATCGAGTCGATACGGTTGCCAGAGGAGCACACCCGCTTTTTTCCCGTTGACGCGTATCTCCGCCGACGGGGTATGCACATCGGAAAGCTCGATGTACGCTTCAGCAGGCTTTTTCTTGAACGAGGCCTTCGCCGTACACGAAACGCTTCCCGCATAGAACGGGAAACCGGCCGATGTGATATCGTTCATCGACACCGGCGGCTTCTTCGCGATGGAGAATTTCCTGTTCTCCCAATTATCCACGCCGAAATCGCCGATGATGTACACCGCTTCCACTTCGTTATTGTTGTACGGGAATTCATCCTCTTTCACGCGGCGATGGCAGGCGGTGCGCGTGATATTGTTCAGTTTCTTCCCTTCGATGCGAAGCACATTCTCGCCTTTTGCGACGGCCTTTGAAATATCGACCGTTCTGAATGCAGGGTCATTATGCCATAACTTCCCGTCAGGCTTGATCGCCGTACCGTTGAGCGATATCGATGAAAGGTTATGCGCCATCTCTATCACAGCACGCACAGTACCTTTCGGCATATCGATGACCGAAAAGCGATACTCCGCCGCAAAGGGCGTACCGTCGGCCGCCTTATAGAAATGCTCGTCCCATGCCTTGTGCATCGGCTTATCATCGAGGACATGCTCGCCGTTGAGCCATAGAGAGAGCCTGTCGATGCGAAGGACATTGTCCTCAGCGAGCGCGCCCTTCCAAGAGGAGAGGGATACCGCATTATAAGCGAACGCTTCCCCGCGAATTGAGAACAAGGGGTCATGACCCCTTGCACTCTGTGAAACAGCGGCATTATCGTACTGCACCGGCTTCTTCTTCGTATCCACGGCTATCATGAGATAATCACCGCCATGAAATGTCCGATCGATACGCATCTTCCCGTTCTCTACGGTCACCGAAAGCGCGCTCACCGCGCCGCTTTCGCAGGAGAGCTCCTCCACCGCCCCGACATACGGGATAGTGATACGCGCATCGATGATCTTCGTCTCATGCGTGTTCGTGAGAAATATGAGCGTACGTCCGTCATCAAGCGTCCTTTCATGGATGAATATCTCTTCAGTCTCACGGGAGAGTTTCGTGTTCTCAATGCCGATATATTCTTTCTTCGTCCTGAGATATGCTATCGCTTCATCGGGGGAAGATACTATCTTCGCCCCGGGAAATTCCTTCGCGCAGTCAAGCGGCCGCTCTGCGTCGATGAGCACGGGTGTCGGCGCGACAAATACGAGCGTGCCGCCGTTCTCCGAAAACTTCTGTATGAGATCGAGCGTCTTCGTCCGCCAGGTAAGACTCGGCGGAACAACGACATTATCGTATGAGAATTTTCCGATAACAAACCTCTTCCCATCGACGTGCGCATGATTTTCCATTATTATTTCGTCGCCGTAGTGGAAATCGAGCCGGCGTGAAAGGAATCTATCCGTGAGCGCCTTGAACGCACCGTCATAACGCACCTTCGCCTGCGTGAAAACGGCCGCCTCATGTGACGAAGGATCTGCATACGACCGAGGCTCGAAGCTGCTCCACATGCTGCCGATCGGATGGAGCATGAGGGTATCGATATTCCTTTTGCCGCGGGTAAGCATGTAATTAAGGCGCCCGAAGTAATCGGAAAGCCCTTTCTCGTGGTCCCAATACGCCTGCTGATAGAAGAAATTCGGCGGATAGTCGCGCTTGCGTTCGCCCATCATCGTATAGAGCGCAAGGTGATGATTGACGAAATTGACGCCGAGCGCGGCCTCCCAATTGTGTATC is drawn from Spirochaetota bacterium and contains these coding sequences:
- a CDS encoding alpha-L-rhamnosidase C-terminal domain-containing protein, yielding MTTIPLDHPLRKASWIWPQTYMYLYNHFAHFRKDFDLARLPVNAPLFITADKAYKLWVNGTYVCRGPARGYQSHWPFDEVDIASMLRQGHNWISVEAYNPGISTFQYLHQTSAGFLCAAAWDGFSFVSDRKWQMRRSPAQTRETARYSLQIDFQEHIDFRLDDRTWITDEKPPANWRAEIFPEGGQQFLESPFGRPPYTSVEPRGIPLMRETVVAPERIAAHITVPCGENYRTWKNVSWPFVREVWEKQWDNGAAVKGKNIGDSFEVVIEPSGEGKMRAVTLAMPKYVVGNVILDVNGASGGEIVDLNFHERMNGERPSLNLPGCGCSAAMANRLRCAAGETKHEFFHHLGFSAITIVVRDAPSALTVRLAVRGVGYPFTMRGAFECSERTLNDIHAISRHTQQICSLDAYVDTPWREQAQWWGDARVQAKNTFYLDGDARLLARGIRSIAGQSTPEGLTYGHAPTSAHNCILPDFALTWILTIWDHYWQTGDISLFVEQLPRIEKVLGYFDTPEARHVSGLLRYDRRLWLFEDWSTLYKGEIPTFLNLWYLFTMRTLAQMAALARKGAEAKRYRAIAEKHQRLVLSHLYDPSAKLFCGGLDEKLKKVKEISVHDQTLALMMDLTPEAHETMIRTRLMPFLKEEPLDGPIPSAFWVTYTFEEMVKRGYGREVIDFIRKKWSPMLVSGTTWEGYGWSDGKAGGTVSHAWTAHPSFHLVNILAGVSQTGPAWTSVRVAPQFVDGIDNARALIPSPKGDICASWKRTGNAAEFSLSIPAGVTANVELPGVKKTVRGPAEYRENVELK
- a CDS encoding glycosyl hydrolase; translation: MDTRFKSPEARFRPAPFWSWNADLDEKELTRQIKDMASKGIGGYFMHSRVGLITPYLGKKWHSCIRACVDAAKATGTDAWLYDEDKWPSGFAGGIVPEMGKDYRLKVLMLTADEKREAAVRPGEPSQSPMFSEDTSDDEAITSVSYEGKNFRIVKHIMPLGDAWFNGASYVDMMNPKVIEKFLEVTIDGYKKEVGAHFGKEIPGIFTDEPCYTHFGKYRGCLPWTEGLPAFFQKLKGYDILPHIASLFFPEGDHKKIRFDFFDTATRLFLEAFGKQYHKKCRENNLIFTGHYMAEDTLESQTQWIGAAMPMYEYMDWPGIDKLARHVEQTVTVKQVSSASEQLGKERTFCEVFGINGQHFDFKGRRWIHNWEAALGVNFVNHHLALYTMMGERKRDYPPNFFYQQAYWDHEKGLSDYFGRLNYMLTRGKRNIDTLMLHPIGSMWSSFEPRSYADPSSHEAAVFTQAKVRYDGAFKALTDRFLSRRLDFHYGDEIIMENHAHVDGKRFVIGKFSYDNVVVPPSLTWRTKTLDLIQKFSENGGTLVFVAPTPVLIDAERPLDCAKEFPGAKIVSSPDEAIAYLRTKKEYIGIENTKLSRETEEIFIHERTLDDGRTLIFLTNTHETKIIDARITIPYVGAVEELSCESGAVSALSVTVENGKMRIDRTFHGGDYLMIAVDTKKKPVQYDNAAVSQSARGHDPLFSIRGEAFAYNAVSLSSWKGALAEDNVLRIDRLSLWLNGEHVLDDKPMHKAWDEHFYKAADGTPFAAEYRFSVIDMPKGTVRAVIEMAHNLSSISLNGTAIKPDGKLWHNDPAFRTVDISKAVAKGENVLRIEGKKLNNITRTACHRRVKEDEFPYNNNEVEAVYIIGDFGVDNWENRKFSIAKKPPVSMNDITSAGFPFYAGSVSCTAKASFKKKPAEAYIELSDVHTPSAEIRVNGKKAGVLLWQPYRLDVTKLLKTGVNSIEVIFTTDLQNLMGPNTMPNGLPKGVGPGSFREEHVWSEELLLLRRGIGGVRLLYR